The following are encoded together in the Bradyrhizobium genosp. L genome:
- a CDS encoding DUF5681 domain-containing protein, which yields MAMPVKRKPQSDPPEATGSKQGNTQFKPGQSGNPLGRPKGSRNKLGEAFIEAMHEDFQTHGKTVIETVRSEKPDQYLKVIASILPKELHVKDATLDDMSDNELVELLAAVRSLTASNGGKAAGRRGRKEEGEEGAGTARRTH from the coding sequence ATGGCGATGCCGGTCAAACGTAAGCCCCAGAGCGATCCTCCTGAAGCTACAGGAAGCAAACAGGGCAATACCCAGTTCAAGCCCGGCCAATCCGGCAATCCTCTTGGCCGGCCGAAAGGCAGCCGCAACAAACTTGGCGAGGCCTTCATTGAAGCCATGCACGAGGATTTCCAAACGCATGGCAAGACGGTCATCGAAACCGTGCGCTCCGAGAAGCCAGATCAATACCTCAAGGTCATTGCGTCGATCCTTCCGAAGGAACTGCACGTCAAGGACGCGACCTTGGACGACATGAGCGATAATGAGCTTGTTGAACTCCTCGCTGCCGTTCGATCCCTTACTGCTTCCAACGGTGGAAAGGCGGCTGGCCGCAGAGGTCGCAAAGAGGAAGGCGAAGAAGGAGCAGGGACGGCGCGGCGGACTCATTAG